A genomic region of Janthinobacterium lividum contains the following coding sequences:
- the aroE gene encoding shikimate dehydrogenase, with product MNPDQYCVFGNPIAHSKSPLIHAAFALQTGEPIVYDRRLAPLDGFALAARTFAAEGGKGANVTVPFKLDACALATELTPRAQAAGAVNTLRFDGDTILGDNTDGAGLVADIVRNAGVSVSGKRILLLGAGGAARGVVLPLLEQGPQEIFIANRTVATAEALVMQFADALDQPAQLRAGGYTQPDGVFDIVINATSASLAGDLPPVPPGIFGDHTLALDMMYGAQPTVFMDFAAQHGAQVRDGLGMLVEQAAEAFYVWRGVRPRTQDLLAQLRSAL from the coding sequence ATGAATCCCGATCAATATTGTGTCTTCGGCAATCCCATCGCCCACAGCAAGTCCCCCCTGATCCACGCCGCGTTTGCCCTGCAGACGGGCGAACCCATCGTCTACGATCGCCGCCTGGCGCCGCTAGATGGCTTTGCCCTGGCGGCCCGTACGTTTGCCGCCGAGGGCGGCAAGGGCGCGAATGTGACGGTGCCCTTCAAACTGGACGCGTGCGCGCTGGCCACGGAGCTGACGCCGCGCGCGCAAGCGGCCGGTGCCGTCAATACCCTGCGTTTCGATGGCGATACCATTCTTGGCGACAATACCGATGGCGCGGGCCTGGTGGCGGACATCGTGCGCAACGCGGGCGTGAGTGTCTCCGGCAAGCGCATCCTGCTGCTGGGCGCGGGCGGCGCGGCGCGCGGCGTCGTGCTGCCCTTGCTGGAACAGGGGCCGCAGGAAATCTTCATTGCCAACCGCACCGTGGCCACGGCCGAGGCGCTGGTGATGCAGTTTGCCGATGCGCTGGATCAACCCGCTCAGTTGCGCGCCGGCGGCTACACCCAGCCCGATGGCGTCTTTGATATCGTCATCAATGCCACCTCGGCCAGCCTGGCGGGCGACTTGCCGCCCGTGCCGCCGGGAATCTTCGGCGATCACACGCTGGCGCTGGACATGATGTATGGCGCCCAGCCCACCGTCTTCATGGACTTTGCCGCGCAGCATGGCGCGCAGGTGCGCGACGGCCTGGGCATGCTGGTGGAGCAGGCGGCTGAAGCGTTTTACGTGTGGCGCGGCGTGCGGCCGCGGACGCAGGATTTGCTGGCGCAATTGCGCAGTGCCCTGTGA
- a CDS encoding TonB family protein, with product MIAVAVSLLAHGALLAMHFVAPAPQRAVATDPGLEVILVNAKHANKPLKADALAQANLDGGGQADKGRAKSPLPDMRQVEEGDSVKASARRIAELEQKQQELLTQAARPTPYSAAPVTEKDKPNPLASGSDLMESSKAIARMAAEISQTVEDQNKRPRKTFITPSTQEVGYAMYYKTLQKRIEEIGTLNFPQKNGRKMYGELVVYIPIFQDGTIYQKEGGARVEKSSGNAALDAAALAIVRRAAPYGRFPPNMLSSDKDDLWVVITRFKFTREEKMEANLTGGSN from the coding sequence ATGATTGCCGTGGCGGTATCGCTGCTGGCGCACGGCGCCTTGCTGGCGATGCATTTTGTCGCCCCGGCCCCGCAGCGGGCTGTGGCGACCGATCCCGGCCTGGAAGTGATCCTGGTCAACGCCAAGCATGCGAACAAGCCGCTGAAGGCCGATGCCCTGGCGCAAGCCAATCTCGACGGTGGCGGACAAGCCGACAAGGGCCGCGCCAAGTCGCCCTTGCCCGACATGCGCCAGGTGGAAGAGGGCGACAGCGTCAAGGCCAGCGCCCGGCGCATTGCCGAACTCGAGCAGAAGCAGCAGGAGCTGCTGACGCAGGCGGCCAGGCCGACGCCCTACAGCGCCGCGCCCGTCACGGAAAAAGACAAGCCCAATCCACTCGCATCCGGTTCGGACTTGATGGAAAGCAGCAAGGCCATCGCGCGCATGGCGGCCGAGATCAGCCAGACCGTGGAAGACCAGAACAAGCGTCCGCGCAAGACTTTCATTACGCCCAGCACGCAGGAAGTCGGCTACGCCATGTATTACAAGACCCTGCAAAAGCGCATCGAGGAAATCGGCACCCTGAATTTCCCGCAAAAGAATGGCCGCAAGATGTATGGCGAACTGGTTGTCTACATCCCTATCTTCCAGGATGGCACGATTTACCAGAAGGAAGGCGGCGCCCGCGTGGAGAAAAGCTCGGGCAACGCCGCGCTCGATGCGGCGGCCCTGGCCATCGTGCGCCGCGCGGCGCCGTATGGCCGTTTTCCACCAAACATGTTGTCAAGTGATAAGGATGACCTGTGGGTCGTCATTACCCGCTTCAAATTTACGCGCGAAGAAAAAATGGAAGCTAACCTGACTGGCGGCAGCAATTGA
- a CDS encoding ribonuclease catalytic domain-containing protein, producing MNLFFEESGDFKVGTVLSQAGEAYQVEMASGKRTKVKVKDVLLQYEKPSPAELLEQAKAVAAEIDLDFLWEVAGEDEFGFAELGAEYFGHAPLPPEAAGLILALHSAPVYFYKKGRGRYKAAPEASLKAALAGIEKKKQQALVQAAYVEELKQNRLPASMQPMVLQLLFKPDKNTIEYKALEAACTELHTTPPRLMLAVGGIASPKDLHLSKFLFENFPKGAGFPSVPVPSVTAKLPLADVAAFSIDDVTTTEIDDAFSVQPLPDGTVKVGIHIAAPGLGIRPEDVIDKMARQRMSTVYMPGDKITMLPDEIVNAFTLAEGTTCPALSLYATLDPKADWAVVSTQTRAELVPIASNLRHNQLDDLVNEETLASGEGEYPHKADFAVLWQWAQQLEQGRMKKREAFGLKPEQNNRVDFNFYVENDIVTVARRKRGAPLDKIVAELMIFANSTWGKMLHDHGVPGIYRSQGGGSGNSWAAKMQVRMVTHAAPHQGLGVDQYAWSTSPLRRYTDLVNQWQIIACAEHGVTAPLVAPFKPRDANLFAIVSAFDAAYAAYGDFQSNMERYWCLRWLHQENARQVEAVVLKDEILRLVDIPLVIKLPGMPSVARGAQVKLDLLRWDEVDLSIEARLLEIAAVPDAAADAELDYEEESGDEGADESDVAPEASPEAANQVSDADAEVAELASEDVVSEPEVK from the coding sequence ATGAATCTATTTTTTGAAGAATCCGGCGATTTCAAGGTCGGCACGGTCCTGTCGCAAGCGGGTGAAGCGTACCAGGTCGAAATGGCCAGCGGCAAGCGTACCAAGGTCAAGGTCAAGGATGTGCTGCTGCAGTATGAAAAGCCGTCCCCTGCCGAGCTGCTGGAGCAAGCCAAGGCCGTTGCTGCCGAGATCGACCTCGATTTCCTGTGGGAAGTGGCGGGCGAAGACGAGTTCGGCTTTGCGGAGCTGGGCGCCGAGTATTTCGGCCACGCACCGTTGCCGCCGGAAGCGGCCGGCCTGATCCTGGCCCTGCATTCGGCGCCCGTGTATTTCTACAAGAAAGGCCGTGGCCGCTACAAGGCGGCGCCGGAAGCGTCGCTGAAGGCGGCATTGGCCGGTATCGAAAAGAAAAAGCAGCAGGCGCTGGTGCAAGCCGCCTATGTGGAAGAGCTGAAACAGAACCGCTTGCCTGCCTCGATGCAGCCCATGGTGCTGCAACTGCTGTTCAAGCCGGACAAGAACACGATTGAATACAAGGCGCTGGAAGCGGCGTGCACGGAATTGCACACGACGCCGCCGCGTTTGATGCTGGCTGTCGGCGGTATTGCTTCGCCGAAAGACTTGCACCTGTCGAAATTCCTCTTCGAAAATTTCCCGAAAGGCGCCGGCTTCCCGAGCGTGCCCGTGCCGTCCGTGACGGCCAAGCTGCCGCTGGCCGACGTGGCCGCCTTCTCGATCGACGACGTGACCACGACCGAGATCGACGATGCCTTCTCCGTGCAGCCGCTGCCCGATGGCACCGTGAAAGTGGGTATCCACATCGCCGCGCCGGGCCTGGGCATCCGCCCGGAAGACGTGATCGACAAGATGGCGCGCCAGCGCATGTCGACCGTCTACATGCCGGGCGACAAGATCACCATGCTGCCGGACGAAATCGTCAACGCGTTTACCCTCGCGGAAGGCACGACGTGCCCGGCCCTGTCGCTGTACGCCACGCTGGACCCGAAAGCGGACTGGGCCGTGGTCAGCACGCAGACGCGCGCCGAGCTGGTGCCGATTGCCAGCAATTTGCGCCATAACCAGCTGGACGATCTGGTCAACGAGGAAACCCTGGCCAGCGGCGAAGGCGAGTACCCGCACAAGGCCGATTTTGCCGTGCTGTGGCAATGGGCGCAGCAGCTGGAGCAGGGCCGCATGAAGAAGCGCGAAGCGTTCGGCTTGAAGCCGGAACAGAATAACCGCGTCGATTTCAATTTCTATGTGGAAAACGACATCGTCACCGTGGCGCGCCGCAAGCGTGGCGCGCCGCTCGACAAGATCGTCGCGGAACTGATGATTTTTGCCAACAGTACTTGGGGCAAGATGCTGCACGACCATGGCGTGCCCGGCATCTATCGCAGCCAGGGCGGTGGCAGTGGCAATAGCTGGGCGGCAAAGATGCAGGTGCGCATGGTCACCCATGCGGCGCCGCACCAGGGCCTGGGCGTCGATCAATACGCGTGGAGCACCTCGCCGTTGCGCCGCTATACGGACCTGGTGAACCAGTGGCAAATCATCGCCTGCGCCGAGCATGGCGTGACGGCGCCGCTGGTGGCCCCGTTCAAGCCGCGCGATGCGAATCTGTTCGCCATCGTTTCGGCCTTCGACGCTGCGTATGCCGCGTATGGCGATTTCCAGTCGAACATGGAACGCTATTGGTGCTTGCGCTGGTTGCACCAGGAAAACGCGCGCCAGGTCGAGGCCGTCGTGCTGAAAGACGAGATCCTGCGTCTGGTCGACATTCCGCTGGTCATCAAGCTGCCGGGCATGCCATCGGTGGCGCGCGGCGCCCAGGTAAAACTGGACTTGCTGCGCTGGGATGAGGTCGACCTGAGTATCGAAGCGCGCCTGCTGGAAATCGCCGCCGTACCGGATGCGGCGGCCGATGCCGAACTGGATTACGAAGAAGAATCGGGCGACGAAGGCGCCGACGAGAGCGACGTGGCGCCGGAGGCATCGCCGGAAGCGGCGAACCAGGTCAGCGACGCCGATGCGGAAGTGGCGGAACTGGCCAGCGAAGACGTGGTCAGCGAACCCGAGGTCAAGTAA
- a CDS encoding chorismate--pyruvate lyase family protein, with product MRPGSLRQAQWHAHVNAVNAPPALRHWLTGGGSLTAKLKAHSQAFRVQCLHQKTSRCLTDEAAIIGLHRAGRVWEREVLLRCDNKPAVFGHTVVPMQATATDWPLFSALGERSLGTTLFGDRMVRRGELEFARLRASHPLVQRAQAALALEGQRAGEQALFFARRCLYQRHQGLLLVTEVFLPAVLELTSVTRTVATDTLINKA from the coding sequence GTGAGGCCGGGGTCGCTGCGGCAGGCGCAATGGCATGCGCACGTGAACGCCGTCAATGCGCCGCCGGCCTTGCGCCACTGGCTCACGGGCGGCGGTTCGCTGACGGCCAAGCTGAAAGCGCATAGCCAGGCGTTCCGCGTGCAATGTTTGCATCAGAAAACATCGCGCTGTTTGACGGACGAGGCCGCCATCATCGGTTTGCACCGCGCGGGCCGGGTATGGGAACGCGAAGTGCTGTTGCGTTGTGATAACAAACCGGCCGTGTTTGGCCATACCGTCGTGCCCATGCAGGCGACGGCCACGGACTGGCCCTTGTTTTCCGCGCTGGGCGAGCGCTCGCTGGGCACGACCTTGTTTGGCGACCGCATGGTGCGGCGCGGCGAACTGGAATTTGCCCGCTTGCGCGCCAGCCACCCGCTGGTGCAGCGGGCGCAGGCGGCGCTGGCATTGGAAGGGCAGCGCGCCGGCGAGCAGGCGCTGTTTTTTGCCCGCCGCTGCCTGTACCAGCGTCACCAGGGGTTGTTGCTGGTAACTGAAGTATTTTTGCCGGCGGTGCTGGAGTTGACGTCCGTCACTCGCACCGTTGCAACCGACACATTAATAAACAAAGCATAA